The following are encoded together in the Natator depressus isolate rNatDep1 chromosome 10, rNatDep2.hap1, whole genome shotgun sequence genome:
- the PDIA2 gene encoding protein disulfide-isomerase A2 gives MGYSKSPLLVVLLLSLAWLAPTWGEDKDAQVEEGVVEEEEDVVSDELLEEEDVLVLHQHNFERALHEYHLLLVEFYAPWCGHCQALAPEFTRAAGILKNDSTGLRLAKVDATEEVDLSAEFGVTGYPVLKLFRDGNRTHPIDFTGQRDAEGIVRWMWRKAGPSAELLQDEASAQKFITSQDVIVVGFFKDLQSKAAQGFYEVASDAVDVTFGVSNRTELFQKYSVTPDTVCLFKKFDEKRVDFPLDAELGLNKEELSRFIVLHSLELVMEFTSQNSPKIFGAKILNHLLLFINKTLEPHLEILGSFRAAAPPFRGQVLFVLINVNGEGAHVLQYFGLKSHEAPSLRFINIETNKKYRMATDEFTTQAVGSFAQAVLDGKVQPHLMSEEVPEDWDKHPVKVLVGKNFEQVAYDETKNVFVKFYAPWCTHCKEMAPVWEELGEKYKDHENIIIAKLDATANEITNLTIHGYPTLHYFPAGSDRKMIEYKSARDLETFSKFLENGGTLPAEDTQPVVPESPEEPKDTNGTRPADAPESRDEL, from the exons ATGGGCTACTCCAAGTCCCCCCTGCTCGTGGTCCTGCTGCTGTCCCTGGCCTGGCTGGCGCCCACCTGGGGAGAAGACAAGGACGCCCAGGTCGAGGAgggagtggtggaggaggaagaggacgtTGTCTCTGATGAGCTCCTGGAGGAAGAGGATGTCTTGGTTCTCCACCAGCACAACTTTGAGCGAGCCCTGCATGAGTACCACCTGCTGCTGGTGGAGTTCT ATGCCCCCTGGTGCGGGCACTGCCAGGCCTTGGCCCCTGAGTTCACGCGTGCCGCTGGCATCCTGAAGAATGACTCCACGGGCCTGCGGCTGGCCAAGGTGGATGCGACGGAGGAGGTGGACCTGAGCGCCGAGTTCGGCGTCACAGGGTACCCAGTGCTGAAGCTCTTCCGAGATGGGAATCGCACACACCCCATAGACTTCACAG GGCAGCGGGATGCCGAGGGCATCGTGCGGTGGATGTGGCGGAAGGCTGGCCCCAGCGCGGAGCTGCTGCAGGATGAGGCCAGTGCCCAGAAGTTCATCACGTCCCAGGACGTCATCGTTGTCGGGTTCTTCAAG GACCTGCAGAGCAAGGCTGCGCAGGGCTTTTATGAAGTTGCCAGTGATGCTGTGGACGTGACCTTCGGGGTCTCCAACAGGACAGAGCTCTTCCAGAAATACAGCGTCACTCCCGACACCGTCTGCCTCTTCAAGAAg TTTGATGAAAAGCGGGTGGATTTCCCTCTGGATGCGGAGCTGGGGCTGAACAAGGAGGAGCTCTCCCGCTTCATTGTCCTGCACAGCCTGGAGCTGGTGATGGAGTTCACCAGtcag AACTCACCAAAGATATTTGGGGCAAAAATCCTCAACCACCTGCTGCTGTTTATTAACAAGACCCTGGAGCCCCACCTGGAGATCCTGGGCAGCTTCCGGGCTGCCGCACCCCCGTTCAGGGGCCAG GTTCTCTTCGTGCTCATCAACGTGAATGGGGAAGGCGCCCACGTGCTGCAGTACTTTGGCCTCAAGAGCCATGAGGCCCCCAGCCTGCGCTTCATCAACATTGAGACCAATAAGAAGTACCGCATGGCCACAGACGAATTCACCACCCAGGCCGTGGGCTCCTTTGCCCAGGCCGTACTTGATGGCAAGGTCCAG ccccatCTCATGAGCGAGGAGGTCCCCGAGGACTGGGATAAGCATCCAGTTAAAGTCCTCGTGGGCAAGAACTTTGAGCAAGTGGCTTACGACGAGACCAAGAATGTTTTTGTGAAGTTCT ATGCCCCCTGGTGCACACATTGCAAGGAGATGGCACCTGTCTGGGAGGAGCTGGGTGAGAAGTATAAAGATCATGAGAACATCATCATCGCCAAGCTGGATGCAACAGCCAATGAAATCACGAATCTCACCATCCATGGCTACCCTACGCTGCACTATTTTCCTGCTGGGTCAGACAGGAAG ATGATTGAGTACAAGAGTGCCAGAGACCTGGAGACCTTCTCCAAGTTCCTGGAGAACGGTGGGACGCTGCCTGCGGAGGACACGCAGCCTGTG GTTCCTGAGAGCCCAGAGGAGCCCAAGGACACAAATGGGACACGCCCGGCAGACGCCCCTGAAAGCAGAGACGAGTTATGA